From Achromobacter spanius, a single genomic window includes:
- the rfaD gene encoding ADP-glyceromanno-heptose 6-epimerase, protein MIVVTGAAGFIGSNLVRGLNRRGIEDIIAVDDLTEGDKFVNLVDCKIADYMDKDDFRRRVADGSLPEIRAVLHQGACSDTTERNGRFMLDNNYRVTLELFEFCQARRVPFLYASSAAVYGGSTTYVEHPDNEGPLNVYGYSKLLFDQVLRKRMDSLTAQVVGLRYFNVYGPHEQHKGRMASVAFHNMNQFLEHGHVRLFAGWDGYVDGGQSRDFISVEDVVAVNLHFLDHPEQSGIFNCGTGKAQPFNDVAAAVVNTLRAERGEAELTLAQLAELGLIRYIPFPDDLKGRYQSYTQADVTQLRAAGFAAPMRDVQTGVAEYVRYWRARK, encoded by the coding sequence ATGATCGTCGTTACCGGAGCCGCTGGCTTCATTGGCAGCAACCTGGTTCGCGGGCTCAACCGCCGCGGCATCGAAGACATCATTGCCGTCGATGACCTGACCGAGGGCGACAAATTCGTCAATCTGGTCGACTGCAAGATCGCCGACTACATGGACAAGGACGACTTCCGCCGCCGCGTCGCGGACGGCAGCCTGCCCGAAATCCGCGCGGTGCTGCATCAGGGCGCGTGCTCGGACACGACTGAGCGCAACGGCCGCTTCATGCTGGACAACAACTATCGCGTCACGCTGGAACTCTTCGAGTTCTGCCAGGCGCGCCGCGTGCCGTTCCTGTATGCGTCCTCCGCGGCTGTGTACGGCGGCTCGACGACCTACGTCGAGCATCCCGACAACGAAGGTCCGCTGAACGTCTACGGCTATTCCAAGCTGCTGTTCGACCAGGTGCTGCGCAAGCGCATGGACAGCCTGACGGCGCAGGTCGTCGGCCTGCGGTATTTCAATGTGTACGGCCCGCACGAGCAGCACAAGGGCCGCATGGCCTCGGTGGCCTTCCACAACATGAACCAGTTCCTGGAGCACGGGCACGTGCGCCTCTTTGCGGGCTGGGACGGCTACGTGGATGGCGGCCAGAGCCGCGACTTCATCTCGGTCGAGGACGTGGTGGCGGTGAATCTGCATTTCCTGGATCACCCCGAGCAATCCGGCATTTTCAATTGCGGCACGGGCAAGGCGCAGCCCTTCAACGACGTGGCGGCGGCCGTGGTGAACACGCTGCGCGCCGAACGCGGTGAGGCCGAGCTGACGCTGGCCCAGTTGGCCGAGCTGGGCCTGATCCGCTACATCCCGTTCCCGGACGACCTCAAGGGCCGTTACCAGAGCTACACGCAGGCCGACGTCACGCAGCTTCGGGCAGCCGGTTTTGCCGCGCCGATGCGCGACGTGCAGACGGGCGTGGCCGAATACGTGCGCTACTGGCGCGCCCGGAAGTAA
- a CDS encoding ComEA family DNA-binding protein, with amino-acid sequence MNPFVHSTVARNLPSAPWRRARPAAVPACQRKRHRVLRRALGALLLSAGLGVAAPPAHAVDINQATAAQLEGVRGIGPRTAEIIVRERERGGGFESLDDLTERVRGIGQKKAQALQAAGLTIGAAGAAGTATRPPAAAGGAGAAAAGRPAPGKAPTANSARPSTGTTAPARAKP; translated from the coding sequence ATGAACCCCTTCGTCCACTCCACCGTTGCCCGCAACCTGCCGTCGGCGCCATGGCGCCGCGCGCGTCCGGCCGCCGTGCCTGCATGCCAGCGCAAGCGCCACCGTGTTCTGCGGCGGGCGCTTGGCGCCTTGCTGCTGTCCGCCGGCCTGGGCGTGGCCGCGCCGCCCGCCCACGCGGTGGACATCAACCAGGCCACCGCGGCCCAGCTTGAAGGCGTGCGAGGCATCGGCCCGCGCACCGCCGAAATCATCGTGCGCGAACGCGAGCGCGGCGGCGGTTTTGAATCGCTCGACGATCTGACCGAGCGCGTGCGCGGCATCGGCCAGAAAAAGGCCCAGGCGTTGCAGGCGGCGGGGCTGACCATCGGTGCGGCGGGTGCTGCGGGCACAGCGACCAGGCCCCCGGCAGCCGCAGGAGGGGCAGGTGCGGCAGCGGCGGGCCGGCCGGCGCCGGGCAAGGCGCCTACGGCCAATTCGGCCCGGCCGTCCACCGGGACCACGGCGCCCGCGCGTGCCAAGCCCTGA
- the cysM gene encoding cysteine synthase CysM, whose translation MTTTYPTIEQTVGNTPLVRLQRIPGAAGDARGNVILAKLEGNNPAGSVKDRPALSMIQRAEERGDIKPGDTLIEATSGNTGIALAMAAAMKGYRMILIMPDNLSVERRAAMAAYGAELILTPADKGGMEYARDLATEMQADGRGVVLDQFANPDNPRAHIETTGPELWNQTEGRITHFVSAMGTTGTIMGVSTYLKSRNPAVQVVGAQPAEGSQIPGIRKWPEAYLPKIFDRSRVDAYESIQQTEAEVMARRLAAEEGIFGGISSAGALVAALRVAERVNDATIVFIVCDRGDRYLSTGVFN comes from the coding sequence ATGACTACTACCTACCCCACTATCGAGCAGACCGTCGGCAACACGCCCCTGGTGCGCCTGCAGCGCATTCCTGGGGCGGCGGGCGACGCGCGCGGCAATGTCATCCTGGCCAAGCTGGAAGGCAACAACCCGGCGGGATCCGTAAAGGATCGCCCGGCCTTGTCGATGATCCAGCGCGCGGAAGAGCGCGGCGACATCAAGCCGGGCGACACCCTCATTGAGGCCACCAGCGGCAACACCGGCATCGCGCTGGCCATGGCGGCCGCCATGAAGGGCTACCGCATGATTCTGATCATGCCGGATAACCTGTCCGTGGAACGGCGTGCAGCCATGGCGGCCTATGGCGCGGAACTGATCCTGACGCCGGCCGACAAGGGCGGCATGGAATACGCCCGCGACCTCGCCACCGAGATGCAGGCCGACGGCCGTGGCGTGGTGCTGGACCAGTTCGCCAACCCGGACAATCCGCGCGCGCACATTGAAACCACGGGCCCGGAACTCTGGAATCAGACGGAAGGACGCATCACGCACTTCGTCAGCGCGATGGGCACCACGGGCACGATCATGGGCGTGTCGACCTATCTCAAGTCCCGAAACCCCGCCGTGCAGGTGGTGGGCGCGCAGCCGGCCGAAGGCTCGCAGATTCCTGGCATCCGCAAGTGGCCCGAGGCATACCTGCCCAAGATCTTTGATCGCAGCCGCGTGGACGCCTACGAATCCATCCAGCAGACCGAGGCCGAAGTCATGGCACGGCGGCTGGCCGCCGAGGAAGGCATCTTCGGCGGGATCTCGTCCGCCGGCGCACTGGTTGCGGCTCTGCGGGTTGCCGAGCGCGTCAACGATGCGACCATCGTGTTCATCGTGTGCGACCGCGGCGATCGCTACCTGTCGACCGGCGTTTTCAACTGA
- the mltB gene encoding lytic murein transglycosylase B: MFICRRILQLGALSALLAGCSTTTPTAAPSSTLAPQTAQASGTAPIRIGPSTPTLGPELADDAPATLTPSGALRPEVRTFVENLAAERQLPLAPMVSALESSRYNATVARLIAPSPPGKKVWRSWLTYRSRFVEPKRIAWGVEFYNENRDLLNQAAQRFGVPAPIIASIIGVETLYGRNMGNFRVLDALATLAFDYPDPAKPERATMFRTQLADFLTLVMNDKLELETQGSYAGAIGMPQFMPTSVMHYAVDGDGNGHIDLTNNTQDAIMSVGSFLAQHGWQRGLPVFAPVVLPADPTALVDGGLEPKQSWTTLSAAGSRLKPGATGDGWSSQPLGVVDLVEEMRGTAQYRVGTPNFFALTKYNRSYFYATSVADLATEIEARVAR, from the coding sequence ATGTTCATCTGTCGGCGAATACTGCAACTCGGCGCGCTTTCCGCCCTGCTGGCGGGGTGCTCCACCACCACTCCCACCGCAGCACCCTCCTCCACCCTTGCTCCCCAAACCGCCCAGGCTTCAGGGACCGCACCCATCCGCATCGGGCCCAGCACGCCGACGCTCGGCCCCGAACTCGCGGACGACGCACCCGCCACGTTGACCCCGTCGGGCGCGCTGCGCCCCGAGGTCCGCACTTTCGTGGAAAACCTGGCCGCCGAACGGCAACTGCCGCTGGCGCCGATGGTGTCCGCCCTTGAAAGCTCACGCTACAACGCCACGGTGGCGCGGCTGATTGCCCCCTCCCCGCCGGGCAAGAAGGTCTGGCGCAGCTGGCTGACCTACCGGTCGCGCTTCGTCGAGCCCAAGCGCATCGCCTGGGGCGTCGAGTTCTACAACGAAAACCGCGACCTCCTGAACCAGGCCGCGCAACGGTTCGGCGTGCCCGCGCCCATCATTGCCTCCATCATCGGCGTCGAAACGCTGTATGGCCGCAACATGGGCAACTTCCGCGTCCTGGACGCGCTGGCCACGCTGGCCTTTGACTACCCCGATCCCGCCAAGCCCGAACGCGCCACCATGTTCCGCACCCAGCTGGCGGACTTCCTGACGCTGGTCATGAACGACAAGCTTGAGCTGGAAACGCAGGGCTCCTATGCCGGCGCCATCGGCATGCCGCAGTTCATGCCGACCAGCGTGATGCACTACGCCGTGGACGGCGACGGCAATGGCCATATCGACCTGACCAACAACACCCAAGACGCAATCATGTCCGTGGGCAGCTTCCTGGCGCAGCACGGCTGGCAGCGTGGCCTGCCGGTGTTCGCGCCGGTGGTGCTGCCCGCCGATCCCACCGCCCTGGTGGACGGCGGCCTGGAGCCCAAGCAAAGCTGGACGACGCTATCGGCGGCGGGCTCGCGGCTCAAGCCCGGCGCGACCGGCGACGGCTGGAGCAGCCAGCCGCTGGGCGTGGTGGATCTGGTCGAGGAAATGCGCGGCACGGCGCAGTATCGCGTGGGCACGCCCAACTTCTTTGCGCTGACCAAGTACAACCGCAGCTATTTCTATGCCACATCGGTGGCTGATCTGGCCACGGAGATCGAGGCCCGCGTGGCGCGCTGA